In Hydra vulgaris chromosome 06, alternate assembly HydraT2T_AEP, a genomic segment contains:
- the LOC136081092 gene encoding uncharacterized protein LOC136081092: MEILKTKNIFTKIIIKISIIFGLLMFSYIVYGPIFRNKKIKDFFQNFKRKHYLDFDTNNQSESKSNVLSYSLFGNNWDKYGMNVESVAKEAANSSFYKSWTVRIYHDATSITPSIAATLTERYRNLEFFNVSNFANLEIINGMVWRFLVVADLNVDVACIRDLDSKLLVRETDAVKDWLKSGKLVHSMRDNPQHGIPMLGGMWCFRNELKRELGIKIAKLCIEKCMHRDPIKHLEANKGDDQYVLNSFVWPLLSQNVLIHDAYLCQSIAGSKPFPSKRDISGVFVGQPRGEPGGFIKCPIECRPKEHQDWEYC; the protein is encoded by the coding sequence ATGGAGATTTTGAAGacgaaaaatatatttacaaaaattataataaagataagtATTATTTTTGGTTTGTTGATGTTTTCTTACATTGTTTATGGACcgattttcagaaataaaaaaataaaagatttttttcagaacTTTAAACGTAAACATTATTTGGATTTTGATACTAATAACCAAAGTGAATCAAAATCCAACGTTTTATCTTATTCATTGTTTGGAAATAACTGGGATAAATACGGAATGAATGTTGAAAGCGTTGCAAAAGAGGCAGCAAATAGTAGCTTTTATAAAAGCTGGACAGTTCGAATTTATCACGACGCCACCTCAATAACACCAAGTATTGCTGCGACGTTAACTGAGCGTTATCGAAACttagagttttttaatgttagtaACTTTGCCAATCTAGAGATTATTAACGGAATGGTGTGGAGATTTTTAGTAGTTGCAGATTTAAATGTGGATGTCGCATGTATAAGAGACTTGGACTCAAAGCTTTTAGTAAGAGAAACTGATGCTGTAAAGGATTGGCTGAAATCAGGGAAGCTGGTTCATTCAATGAGAGATAATCCTCAACATGGAATACCAATGTTAGGCGGTATGTGGTGCTTTAGAAATGAACTCAAACGAGAGCTAGGAATCAAAATAGCTAAACTCTGTATTGAAAAGTGCATGCACCGTGATCCTATCAAGCACTTAGAAGCAAACAAAGGAGATgatcaatatgttttaaattcgTTTGTTTGGCCGCTTCTAAGTCAGAACGTATTAATACATGACGCTTACTTGTGTCAAAGCATTGCTGGTAGTAAACCTTTTCCTTCAAAAAGAGACATTAGTGGAGTGTTTGTTGGACAGCCCAGGGGTGAACCTGGAGGTTTTATTAAGTGTCCAATCGAATGTCGTCCAAAAGAACATCAAGATTGGGAATActgttaa